A window of the Archaeoglobus neptunius genome harbors these coding sequences:
- a CDS encoding signal recognition particle subunit SRP19/SEC65 family protein, with the protein MKECVIWTVNLDSKKSRAEGRRIPKRFAIPNVKLNELVEACSELGIRFRVEEKKYPKWWWEEGGRVVVEKTDTKTSIMIELAKKIAEIRSRKREQKQKKKKK; encoded by the coding sequence GTGAAGGAGTGTGTTATCTGGACGGTAAATCTGGACAGCAAAAAATCAAGGGCTGAAGGGAGGAGAATACCGAAGAGATTTGCCATCCCCAATGTGAAGTTGAACGAGCTGGTTGAGGCTTGCAGTGAGCTGGGCATCAGGTTCAGGGTGGAGGAGAAAAAATATCCCAAGTGGTGGTGGGAAGAAGGAGGACGGGTTGTGGTTGAGAAGACTGACACAAAGACCAGCATAATGATTGAGCTGGCGAAGAAAATTGCTGAAATCAGGTCCAGGAAACGAGAGCAGAAACAAAAGAAAAAGAAGAAATGA